The Microbacterium paraoxydans genome includes a window with the following:
- a CDS encoding superoxide dismutase: MATYTLPDLPYDFAALEPHISGKIMELHHDKHHATYVAGANTALEQLAEARESGNLANVNKLEKDLAFNLGGHVNHSIFWTNLSPNGGGQPEGELKAAIDEYFGSFEKFQAHFTAAATGIQGSGWAVLSWDSIGSRLIIQQLFDQQSNTAQGTIPLFQLDMWEHAFYLDYLNVKADYVKAAWNIANWENVAQRLEVARQQTNGLLVLS; this comes from the coding sequence ATGGCAACCTACACGCTCCCCGACCTTCCCTACGACTTCGCCGCTCTCGAGCCGCACATCAGCGGCAAGATCATGGAGCTGCACCACGACAAGCACCACGCGACCTACGTCGCGGGCGCCAACACCGCCCTGGAGCAGCTGGCCGAGGCCCGCGAGAGCGGCAACCTCGCGAATGTGAACAAGCTCGAGAAGGACCTCGCGTTCAACCTCGGCGGCCACGTCAACCACTCGATCTTCTGGACCAACCTCTCGCCGAACGGCGGCGGCCAGCCCGAGGGCGAGCTCAAGGCGGCCATCGACGAGTACTTCGGCTCCTTCGAGAAGTTCCAGGCGCACTTCACCGCCGCCGCCACCGGGATCCAGGGTTCCGGCTGGGCCGTCCTGAGCTGGGACTCGATCGGCTCGCGCCTCATCATCCAGCAGCTCTTCGACCAGCAGTCGAACACCGCGCAGGGCACCATCCCGCTGTTCCAGCTGGACATGTGGGAGCACGCCTTCTACCTCGACTACCTCAACGTGAAGGCCGACTACGTCAAGGCCGCGTGGAACATCGCCAACTGGGAGAACGTCGCCCAGCGCCTCGAGGTCGCCCGTCAGCAGACGAACGGCCTGCTGGTACTGTCGTAA
- the gap gene encoding type I glyceraldehyde-3-phosphate dehydrogenase, producing MSVKIGINGFGRIGRNYFRAALAQGADLEIVAVNDLTDNKTLAHLLKYDSVSGVLDAEITYDDDSITVDGKEIKAFAERDPANLPWGELGVDIVIESTGFFTNADAARKHIDAGAKKVLISAPATGDDRTIVMGVNEETYNPETDHIISNASCTTNCLAPLAKVFNDAFGIDRGFMMTAHAYTADQNLQDGPHKDLRRARAAAINITPASTGAAKAIGLVLPELNGKLSGSSYRVPVPTGSIVDLTLITDRENLTVDEVNEAYKKAAAEGRLAGYLQYNEDPIVSSDIVHNPHSSIFDSTLTNVSGNLIKVSSWYDNEWGYSNRLVDLTEYVAERI from the coding sequence GTGTCTGTCAAGATCGGTATCAACGGCTTCGGCCGCATCGGACGCAACTACTTCCGCGCAGCTCTCGCGCAGGGAGCAGACCTTGAGATCGTCGCGGTCAACGACCTCACCGACAACAAGACCCTGGCACACCTGCTGAAGTACGACTCGGTCAGCGGCGTCCTCGACGCCGAGATCACGTACGACGACGACAGCATCACCGTCGACGGCAAGGAGATCAAGGCCTTCGCAGAGCGTGACCCCGCCAACCTCCCGTGGGGCGAGCTGGGCGTGGACATCGTCATCGAGTCGACCGGCTTCTTCACCAACGCTGACGCCGCGCGCAAGCACATCGACGCCGGTGCGAAGAAGGTCCTCATCTCGGCTCCGGCCACGGGTGACGACCGCACCATCGTCATGGGCGTGAACGAGGAGACGTACAACCCGGAGACGGACCACATCATCTCCAACGCCTCCTGCACCACGAACTGCCTCGCGCCGCTGGCCAAGGTGTTCAACGACGCCTTCGGCATCGACCGCGGCTTCATGATGACGGCCCACGCCTACACCGCCGACCAGAACCTGCAGGACGGTCCCCACAAGGATCTCCGCCGCGCCCGCGCCGCCGCGATCAACATCACGCCGGCCTCGACGGGTGCCGCGAAGGCCATCGGCCTCGTCCTCCCGGAGCTGAACGGCAAGCTCAGCGGTTCCTCCTACCGCGTGCCGGTTCCCACGGGCTCGATCGTCGACCTGACGCTCATCACGGACCGCGAGAACCTCACGGTGGACGAGGTCAACGAGGCCTACAAGAAGGCTGCGGCCGAGGGGCGTCTGGCCGGGTACCTGCAGTACAACGAGGACCCGATCGTGTCGAGCGACATCGTGCACAACCCGCACTCGTCGATCTTCGACTCCACGCTCACCAACGTCAGCGGCAACCTGATCAAGGTCTCGAGCTGGTACGACAACGAGTGGGGCTACTCCAACCGTCTCGTCGACCTGACCGAGTACGTCGCCGAGCGCATCTGA
- the whiA gene encoding DNA-binding protein WhiA: MALTTDVKAELVSIRNAPPTVRVAEVTAILRFAGGLHSIAGRVAVEAEVDAETLARRVARDLAEIYGVRPEIAQVQSSTANDGARWAVRVIAQGETLARQTGLLDQRRRPVRGLPNRLTTGSRAEIAGLWRGAFLAAGSLSEPGRSAMLEVACPSSEAAMALVGAAHRLGVAAKAREVRGLPRVVVREGEAIRTILSEMGAQRTALAWEELRQRREVRAGVNRLVNFDDANLRRSAQAAVAACARVERALEILADEVPDHLRVAGELRLAHRDASLDELGHHADPPLTKDAVAGRIRRLLAMADKRAQQEGIPGTEAAVPAGLDV; this comes from the coding sequence GTGGCACTAACCACCGACGTCAAGGCTGAGCTCGTCAGCATCCGCAATGCACCCCCGACGGTGCGCGTCGCTGAGGTGACGGCCATCCTCCGGTTCGCCGGTGGTCTGCACTCCATCGCCGGCCGTGTGGCGGTGGAAGCGGAGGTCGATGCCGAGACCCTCGCCCGCCGTGTGGCCCGCGACCTCGCCGAGATCTACGGCGTCCGCCCGGAGATCGCCCAGGTGCAGTCGAGCACCGCCAACGACGGCGCCCGCTGGGCCGTCCGCGTCATCGCGCAGGGGGAGACCCTTGCCCGCCAGACCGGACTGCTCGACCAGCGTCGCCGCCCGGTCCGCGGACTGCCGAACCGCCTCACCACGGGGTCCCGTGCGGAGATCGCCGGCCTCTGGCGCGGGGCCTTCCTCGCCGCGGGTTCGCTGAGCGAGCCGGGCCGCTCCGCGATGCTCGAGGTCGCCTGCCCGTCGTCCGAGGCCGCCATGGCGCTCGTGGGTGCCGCCCACCGCCTCGGTGTCGCCGCGAAGGCGCGCGAGGTCCGCGGGCTTCCCCGCGTCGTCGTGCGCGAGGGGGAGGCGATCCGCACCATCCTCAGCGAGATGGGCGCCCAGCGCACCGCTCTCGCGTGGGAGGAGCTGCGACAGCGCCGCGAGGTGCGCGCCGGCGTCAACCGTCTCGTCAACTTCGACGACGCGAACCTCCGCCGTTCCGCGCAGGCCGCCGTGGCGGCGTGCGCCCGTGTCGAGCGCGCTCTCGAGATCCTGGCCGACGAGGTGCCCGACCACCTCCGTGTCGCCGGCGAGCTCCGCCTCGCACACCGCGACGCCAGCCTCGACGAGCTCGGTCACCACGCCGACCCTCCGCTCACCAAGGACGCCGTGGCCGGCCGCATCCGCCGCCTGCTGGCGATGGCGGACAAGCGCGCGCAGCAGGAGGGCATCCCGGGGACCGAGGCCGCCGTCCCCGCCGGTCTCGACGTCTGA
- the uvrC gene encoding excinuclease ABC subunit UvrC produces MADGLPYKPRAGEIPTDPGVYRFRDANGRVLYVGKAKNLRQRLSNYFAPLRTLHERTRRMVTTAASVEWTVVPTDVDSLQLEYMWIKEFDPPFNVKYRDDKSYPFMAVTLGDEAPRVLVTRNRKIPGARYFGPYPKVWAVHETIDLMIKAFPIRTCSDASYKRAMQTGRPCFPGQIGKCGGPCSMTVSIEEHRAMVDDFVAFMAGGDERFTRELTQRMLAASAAMDYEAAAKYRDKLSAIEAVLGKSALVLPADEDADLFGIAEDELAAAVQHFVIRGGRVRGVRALTIEKEIDITGGELVEQVLQQAYGEAQDVPRRILVPVLPDDASELEVWLRERRGRKVEIAVAHRGQRADLMRTATLNAQQALIRHKTRRTSDYVARTQALTDLQEALGMEEAPLRIECFDISHLGGTNVVASMVVFEDGLPRKDQYRTFNIAETTDDTDSMYQVLRRRLAYLDRPEEQETVDPTTDEVVAEDVGEAGVRRKPRFAYPPQLLLVDGGQPQVEAAARALRDAGHTEIAVCGIAKRLEEIWLPGDDFPVILPRTSESLYLLQRLRDEAHRFAITHQRKKRKKDITTVLAEVPGLGASRIKVLLKHFGSVTALRAAEPQQIQEVQGIGPVLAQNIHTHLSTR; encoded by the coding sequence GCCGACGGGCTGCCGTACAAGCCCCGGGCGGGCGAGATCCCGACCGACCCGGGGGTGTACCGGTTCCGCGATGCCAACGGCCGGGTGCTGTACGTCGGGAAGGCGAAGAACCTCCGTCAGCGGCTGTCGAACTACTTCGCTCCGCTGCGGACACTGCACGAGCGCACACGCCGGATGGTGACGACGGCGGCGTCGGTGGAGTGGACCGTCGTGCCCACCGACGTCGATTCCCTCCAGCTCGAGTACATGTGGATCAAGGAGTTCGATCCGCCGTTCAACGTCAAGTACCGGGACGACAAGTCGTACCCGTTCATGGCGGTGACGCTCGGGGACGAGGCGCCGCGTGTGCTGGTCACCCGCAACCGGAAGATCCCCGGGGCCCGCTACTTCGGTCCGTACCCGAAGGTCTGGGCGGTGCACGAGACCATCGACCTGATGATCAAGGCGTTCCCGATCCGCACGTGCAGCGACGCCAGTTACAAGCGGGCGATGCAGACGGGGCGTCCGTGCTTCCCCGGGCAGATCGGCAAGTGCGGTGGGCCGTGTTCGATGACGGTGTCGATCGAGGAGCATCGCGCCATGGTCGACGACTTCGTCGCATTCATGGCGGGCGGTGATGAACGCTTCACCCGCGAGCTCACGCAGCGCATGCTCGCGGCGTCGGCGGCCATGGACTACGAGGCAGCCGCGAAATACCGTGACAAGCTCTCGGCGATCGAGGCCGTGCTCGGCAAGAGCGCCCTCGTGCTCCCGGCCGACGAGGACGCCGACCTGTTCGGCATCGCGGAGGACGAGCTCGCCGCCGCCGTGCAGCACTTCGTCATCCGCGGTGGTCGTGTTCGAGGCGTCCGGGCCCTGACGATCGAGAAGGAGATCGACATCACGGGTGGGGAGCTCGTGGAGCAGGTCCTCCAGCAGGCGTACGGCGAGGCCCAGGACGTGCCGCGCCGCATCCTCGTGCCGGTGCTTCCCGACGACGCTTCCGAGCTGGAGGTGTGGCTGCGCGAACGCCGGGGCCGGAAGGTCGAGATCGCCGTGGCGCATCGCGGCCAGCGCGCCGACCTCATGCGCACGGCCACCCTGAACGCCCAGCAGGCGCTGATCAGGCACAAGACGCGTCGGACGAGCGACTACGTCGCGCGCACGCAGGCGCTCACCGATCTCCAGGAGGCGCTGGGGATGGAGGAGGCACCGCTCCGGATCGAGTGCTTCGACATCTCGCACCTCGGCGGCACCAACGTGGTGGCGTCCATGGTCGTGTTCGAGGACGGGCTGCCGCGCAAGGACCAGTACCGCACCTTCAACATCGCGGAGACCACCGACGACACCGACTCCATGTACCAGGTGCTGCGGCGTCGGCTCGCCTACCTCGACCGCCCGGAAGAGCAGGAGACCGTCGACCCCACCACCGACGAGGTGGTCGCGGAAGACGTCGGCGAGGCGGGGGTGCGCCGGAAGCCCCGGTTCGCCTACCCGCCGCAGCTGCTGCTCGTGGACGGCGGTCAGCCGCAGGTCGAGGCCGCCGCGCGAGCACTGCGCGACGCCGGACACACGGAGATCGCGGTCTGCGGCATCGCCAAGCGTCTGGAGGAGATCTGGTTGCCGGGAGACGACTTCCCGGTCATCCTGCCGCGGACGAGCGAATCCCTCTATCTGCTCCAGCGTCTTCGCGACGAGGCGCATCGGTTCGCCATCACGCACCAGCGCAAGAAGCGCAAGAAGGACATCACCACGGTGCTCGCCGAGGTCCCTGGTCTCGGGGCCTCGCGGATCAAGGTCCTCCTCAAGCACTTCGGGTCGGTCACCGCGCTGCGTGCCGCGGAACCTCAGCAGATCCAGGAGGTCCAGGGGATCGGTCCGGTGCTCGCCCAGAACATCCATACGCACCTGTCCACTCGCTAG
- the rapZ gene encoding RNase adapter RapZ, with protein sequence MSDGEQGEFLIVTGMSGAGRTTVANALEDLSWYVVDNLPPQILRPLLDLTGMGGDALPKVAAVVDVRGRNLFDDFPGVARVLRTRGSIRVLFLDASDDVLVRRFEAVRRPHPLQGDGTLLDGIRTERARLAPIREAADLVIDTSALNIHQLATKVSDIFSEEGEARHRVTLLSFGFKYGLPTDVDVVADMRFLPNPYWNEDLRGLTGQDETVREYVLSRDGAEEFLDAYAKALVPVLEGYQRENKSHSTIAIGCTGGKHRSVAMSEELARRLAGIPGVAVNVRHRDLGRE encoded by the coding sequence ATGTCTGACGGGGAACAGGGCGAATTCCTCATCGTCACCGGGATGTCCGGCGCGGGTCGGACCACGGTGGCGAACGCGCTGGAGGATCTCAGCTGGTACGTCGTCGACAACCTGCCGCCGCAGATCCTCCGACCGCTGCTCGATCTCACCGGCATGGGGGGCGACGCGCTGCCGAAGGTCGCGGCGGTGGTCGACGTGCGCGGCCGCAACCTCTTCGACGACTTCCCGGGTGTCGCTCGCGTGCTGCGCACCAGGGGATCCATCCGCGTGCTCTTCCTGGACGCCTCGGACGACGTCCTCGTCCGTCGCTTCGAGGCCGTACGGCGCCCGCATCCGCTTCAGGGCGACGGCACCCTCCTCGACGGCATCCGGACCGAGCGCGCCCGGCTCGCCCCGATCCGCGAGGCCGCGGATCTGGTGATCGACACCTCGGCGTTGAACATCCACCAGCTCGCGACCAAGGTCTCGGACATCTTCTCGGAGGAGGGCGAGGCGCGGCACCGGGTCACCCTGCTCAGCTTCGGCTTCAAGTACGGGCTGCCCACCGACGTCGACGTCGTGGCCGACATGCGCTTCCTCCCGAACCCGTATTGGAACGAGGACCTGCGCGGTCTCACCGGGCAGGACGAGACCGTGCGGGAGTACGTGCTCTCCCGGGACGGCGCGGAGGAGTTCCTCGACGCCTACGCGAAGGCTCTCGTGCCCGTCCTCGAGGGGTATCAGCGCGAGAACAAGAGCCACTCCACGATCGCCATCGGGTGCACGGGCGGCAAGCACCGTTCGGTCGCCATGTCCGAGGAGCTCGCCCGTCGACTGGCGGGAATCCCGGGCGTCGCGGTCAACGTCCGCCACCGTGACCTCGGCAGGGAATAG